A region of the Candidatus Peregrinibacteria bacterium genome:
TTTTGTTTTTGTTTTACTTCGGAACGAATTCCGAGAAAGGAACGAATCCTTTTGTTTGTGTTTATGAAGAATGCTCCTTATGAGAACCGAAGTTACAAAAGGAGGCTACTCTTCGGTGTTTTGGCGGTTTGAGTCAAACCATCGAAAAGTAGGGAGGGGAGAACTCCAAAGTAGCATATCTATGAGGGAGGATATGGTACTTCGGAATTCCCCGTTCCCGGCTTTCCGAGAAGTCCTTAGAGAAAATGTGACCGCCAAGTGCTGAAGAAGTGATGTAAAAGACCTGAGCGAACTCTTAAGAAATCTCGTAATTGTATCAGAAAAACCCTCAAAAAACAAGTAGTTCACTGTTCCAGTTCGAAGAGATTGAAATAAATATGATATAATTTTTATGTATATAATTATTTTAATACTTTTTTGTGAATATGTCAATTGCCCGCGCTCGTCTTTTTCTCATCATTGGTCCTTCTGGCGTCGGAAAAGGGACAACCGTCGATTTCCTCAAAAAAAATTATTCCCAAACCTTTGTATTTCCCGTTTCTGCTACCACAAGACCGCCTCGACCAGGAGAGAAAGAAGGGGAAACATATTATTTTCTCTCCGAAGAGGATTTTCGGAGTCGCATAAAAAATGATGAATTTCTGGAGTGGGCGGAAGTACACAATTCTTATTTGTATGGCACGCTGAAAAAACCGATATTTGATGCGATTCGGGATGGAAAAAATGTTGTCCGAGAACTCGATATTCAGGGGTTTGAAAGCGTTCAAAAAATTCTTCCCCGCGACGAATATGTTTCCATATTTCTTCTCCCTCCATCACTTGAAGTTTTAGAAAGGCGGATTCGGGAACGCTCCCCTCTTTCTGATGCAGAAGTAGAAAAGAGGATGGAGAGCGCAAAAATTGAACTCGAAAAAAGTAAAGAATGTCATTATCTCGTACAAACTGTTGACCGAGATGTTCCCGGAACTCTCCGTGATGTACTCAATATTTTGAAAAAAGAAATTCCTGAACTTGAGGAATAATTTCTGCAAAATGAGAATGCAGTACGATGTTATTGTTATCGGCGGTGGACCAGCAGGAATGATGGCGGCAGGACGAGCGGCAGAATGCGGCGCGAAAGTTTTGCTCTTCGAAAAAAATGCAACGCTTGGGAAAAAGTTATTAATTACTGGCGGTGGACGATGCAATCTCACGAATGCGGAGTTTGATGAAAAGATTTTTTTGGAAAAATTCAAAGAACAGAAAAAATTTCTTTTTTCTCCATTTTCACGATTTGGAGTGAAAGAAACACTTGAGTTTTTTCATGCTCGGAAAATGCCAACAAAAATTGAAGCAGAAAAACGCGTGTTTCCCCTGAGTGACAAAGCGAAGTCTGTTTTTGATGTTC
Encoded here:
- the gmk gene encoding guanylate kinase gives rise to the protein MSIARARLFLIIGPSGVGKGTTVDFLKKNYSQTFVFPVSATTRPPRPGEKEGETYYFLSEEDFRSRIKNDEFLEWAEVHNSYLYGTLKKPIFDAIRDGKNVVRELDIQGFESVQKILPRDEYVSIFLLPPSLEVLERRIRERSPLSDAEVEKRMESAKIELEKSKECHYLVQTVDRDVPGTLRDVLNILKKEIPELEE